Part of the Desulfomonilaceae bacterium genome, GGCTTTTTTTGGCATTGGCGCATACACTACAGGAATCTTATTGATCAGAGTTTTCCCTTCAGTACCTGTGGCGTTGACGGGGGCTATTTGCGTGAGTGGCCTGGCAGCGGCGTTTGTCGGTTACGCGAGCATCAGGAGACATGGAATCTATTTTACGATGGTGACACTGGCTTTCGCTCAGATGTTTTATTTCATAGCTTTCAAGTGGACTGGTCTGACCGGCGGCGATGATGGATTGCAGGGTGTGCCCAGGCCTAATATTGGACCAATAGACATTCATCCGGAAATTAATCTGTACTACTTCATTTTGGCATTGGTCATCGTTTCAATGTTTATCATTGTTAGAGTTGTTAATTCCCCACTAGGCGCCACTCTCCAGGCGCTCCGGGAAAACCGCAACAGGGCCATGAGCGTCGGCTATAATGTAGACAGATTCAAGTTAGTCGCCTTCGTGATATCCGGTTGTTTTGCAGGGTTGGCTGGAGGCCTTTACGCCTTGTTACTAAACATGGTACCGCTCGGTTCGTTGCACTGGACCACTTCAGGTGAAGTGGTAGTAATGAACATTACAGGCGGCATGGCTACATTGTTCGGACCAGTGGTAGGGGCTGTGTCCATTATTCTGCTGCGAGACATTATCAGCAACTATACGGACGCATGGAGCCTTTTCATGGGTTTGATTTTCATGATGGCCGTGTTTGGATTTCGCGATGGAATCGTAGGGTTCTTCCAAAACAAGATAATGCCGACAGCCGCTAAATTTTTAGGGCAAGTATTTCCAAAGAAACATTAGACTCCGAAATTTGATTAGAATTTCCCGCGACATCCGATAGCAAGCAGGAAATCTGCTTTCTCTTTTTCAGACTTCATTAATATGATTCCACCCAATAAGTGAGATTGGTAAGATCAGAACTCTCGGGAAAGCGTTTTCTAGGCAAAGCATTCTCTTCAAGCTCCTTGTCTCATTCGTGGTTCTTTCCGCCCTGCCTCTAATCGTTCTCGCCTTCCTGGCGAACACGATAGCCGCTTTCCTGTATGAAAGGGATAATGACGCAAGAACCCTGGCTTCGATCTCACCATCAGAGAACAACTATTTGAGTTTTTTCCAGTAATACTGAAAATGACCAGTCATGGAGACATCATCCTCAATATGATTTTAAGAAAAAAAGTATTCCAATTTATCACGAGATCACTTTCTTAGATTTCGAGGCAACGAAAAAATAAACCGAGTCCTCAAGAAAAGTGATCTAAAAGCCGGCGTCAAGTCTAGCGCCTGATAAGCGACAATCAATTGCCAAAGCATATAGGAAACAAACAATGCCTACGACCCCATGGAAGAAATGCGTTGACTCTGACCCGAGCCGTACTTACGTAGTATTCTTAACCTACCTGCCGCTGAAGCGCTATCGAACGACACCACGCTTTCTGTTTTACACGGCCAAAATCCTGGTCCAACTGAGCCAATCAAACGGCCTGGTTGGCTACTCGCTTCGGGCGCATTTGTTTAAGAATAGCTTCTGGACATTGTCGGCTTGGGAAAATGAGTCAGCGCTCCGAGACTTTGCCTTCAAAGGATTTCA contains:
- a CDS encoding DUF3291 domain-containing protein, giving the protein MPTTPWKKCVDSDPSRTYVVFLTYLPLKRYRTTPRFLFYTAKILVQLSQSNGLVGYSLRAHLFKNSFWTLSAWENESALRDFAFKGFHKGVMKLLRTDMGSTRFVRWTVNGTEIPLSWEDAMRRFKNPS
- a CDS encoding branched-chain amino acid ABC transporter permease, producing the protein MPRSQFLTLVTFFGLALVFPLVAPYEALATEILIFALLAMSYDLVLGYGGMLSFGHAAFFGIGAYTTGILLIRVFPSVPVALTGAICVSGLAAAFVGYASIRRHGIYFTMVTLAFAQMFYFIAFKWTGLTGGDDGLQGVPRPNIGPIDIHPEINLYYFILALVIVSMFIIVRVVNSPLGATLQALRENRNRAMSVGYNVDRFKLVAFVISGCFAGLAGGLYALLLNMVPLGSLHWTTSGEVVVMNITGGMATLFGPVVGAVSIILLRDIISNYTDAWSLFMGLIFMMAVFGFRDGIVGFFQNKIMPTAAKFLGQVFPKKH